Proteins encoded within one genomic window of Cucumis sativus cultivar 9930 chromosome 3, Cucumber_9930_V3, whole genome shotgun sequence:
- the LOC101210391 gene encoding bet1-like SNARE 1-2, with translation MSYRREHRSSRSALFDDLEEGGLRTSSSVEIKEHDNDKALHTLEDRVSILKRLTGDIHEEVESHNHLLDRMGNGMDASRGIMSRTMDRFKMVFEQKTKWRTCRLALYFVLSFLLLFYLIRFLRYFMQS, from the exons ATGAGTTACAGAAG GGAGCACCGTTCTTCTAGATCTGCTCTCTTTGATGACCTTGAGGAGGGCGGCCTGAGGACTAGCTCTTCAGTTGAAATTAAAGAGCATGACAATGACAAAGCCCTCCATACTTTGGAAGATAGAGTTTCTATTCTGAAAAGG ttGACAGGTGACATTCACGAAGAAGTGGAGAGTCATAATCATTTGCTTGACCGGATG GGAAATGGCATGGATGCTTCAAGGGGTATAATGTCAAGAACCATGGATCGATTCAAGATG GTTTTCGAGCAAAAAACGAAGTGGAGAACTTGTAGACTTgcattgtattttgtattgtcctttttacttcttttctaTCTCATCAG